ataataataacaataataccaGTAATAATAccagtaataatagtaataatgctgatggtgttgatgataatattcGTCCTCCATTAGAAAGACAATCTAGTCAATTAAGAAGAAgtgtataataataataataataatcaataataatgaataatcaataataatgaataataaataattaaaaagtaaaaataaaataaactgaACCAATacttaaaaaaaaccattattCTCTCTCTCctctcattttttttttttttttttataaactttatcttatttaataaaataaaaaagaaataataataaaaaatagatttgtTACTTTggtataactttttttttttttttgattttattttgttttattttgattttaattttatttttgattcaaACCAAGTTTATCGCTAAATATTTAggttgattaattaattttttttttttttctttttttttcgttaTTATATACagaaataaagaataacttgaatccttttttttcttgaaattttgtatttatttatatttaatgttTTTCAATATGATCCCATGGATAATTTACACcctaaaatttttaaaaataatattaatgaataacaataataataataataataataataataataataataataataataataataataataatataataataataattagtaaATGAGCATGAACATGAAAATGATCactgtgtgtgtgtgttgtGTGTTGAAAAATTGggtaaataattatagtaCGCACAACGAAAGTTCTCCAATCTTGTTTTGCTCTGTAGAAAACCCAGAACCAAACAGTTGTACCTAAACCAACTGAAAGGAGTTTGTGTACTTTTGAAACGTGAAATGGTGCGTGATGACCTCCtgccattattattattatatgtgaatatgtaaaataaaaaaaaaaaaaaaaattaaaaaaattaaaaaaaaatcaaaataattttttttattttttttttattttttttttttttttgaaaaaaaaaattaaaaaaataattattatttcttataactttttatttatatcattaaaacttttatttattatttgaattcataagattaaataaattttctattctttttttattttatatttttttatattaattccaaaaatagattaaggtttgaaattatttttttaaaaaagcaaacaaaataaaaaaataaagttttgcCAATTATCCAAAATGcaatttacaaaaatttaaaatcaatgtcattttaataaattaaaattataaagtaAACAATCTTATTTGAACAATAataaacccaaaaaaaaaaaaaaaaaaaaaaaaaaaaaaaaaaaaaaaaaaaaaaaaaaaaaaaaaaaaattcttaaaaCAGAACGattacattcatttttttatattttataccattttgtgtatttttgagttctctatttttatatgttataaattaatattaaaaataaataatattaaatcatttttttaaaaatttcaatcaaaaagGGTTTTTAGGTATTTTGGATTTAATGTTCGCGAACCGCCAGAGATATGTTAGTTTGTgatatttatctttttgaCAGATATCaggatttttttttgctttgTGTCTCAATTATTCAATCGAGACACTCAACGGTTTTTTCGATGTTTTTACACACCTTCATATCTCTGGTGGTCGCTTACGATTAATCAATGAGAACTTTTTGTTAGACGAAGAATGACAATTTCTTTTATGCATTTGTATCCAAAACCTATTTTACCTGtgattaattatattttaaaatttagttttgtaacttaatatttttaaaaaataatcatttaagggattttttaaaaaaacaatggtctaaaataaaaataaaattttttttttttttttgagaattaaattttaaaaattatttccattatttttctatatttttttaacccattttttaattcaatccGATTATTTccataatattttattaatatttttttttccaaaaaaaccttttttaaaccttttgcatctaaaatttttttttttagttgatTCTACTCTTTTTTAAgacttgaaaaaaaaaatgatatttgaattataagAGAAATAATTACTTTacctattttttaaaatttttcttttttataatttaataaaaaaataaaaaaaattaaaataaaaaaaaataaagaaaagaaaattttaagattttattattttttattttttaatttttaatttttaattttttattttttaatttcattaattaactTGGCGACCAAGGCAGTCCAACCAGTCTGGTGAGAAGCACCAAGACCAGCACCACTATCACCATGGAAATATTCATTGAACAATATATGATCTTTCCAATGTTTTTTTGCGAAAATTGGTTTACCACCAGCAAATTTTCTAGTACCATCTTGATTCTCTTGGAAGATACTAATGAGACGTTTAGAGATATCATCGGCTACGATATCCAAAGTTACGAGGTTACCAGAGTTTGTTGGATATTCAATTTGGAATTCATCACCATAGTATTCATGATAGGTACGAAGTGATTGAATCATGAGATAATTTACGGCAAACCAAACTGGACCTCTCCAATTACTATTTGAACCCATGATATGAACATCACTCTCGCCAGGTACATAACCAACACAAGCATCCATCTCAGCAAAAGTGAATGGATGATCCTTGTGatgttttgataatgatcTAATACCATTTTCAGAGAGGAACCAATCTTCATCCAACATTTTCTTTAAGATTAATTCCAATTTCTCACGATTTACAATTGAGAGTAAACGTGATTTATTTTGACCCAAAGCAGTGAATGGAGCAATGTTTTTCACTAAATTTGGTCTATACTTTACGAACCAATCCAAACGTTCTTTGAATTTTGGTAAAGCTTGAAGTGTATCATAATCCAAAATTTCAGCAGCAAACAATGGTATTAAACCAACGAATGAATAGACTTTgagttgatgttgatgagaACCTGGTGAAATGATTGAATCAAAGAAGAAACCATCCTCATTACTCCATAAACCAGTTTTTGAGGTGATACTCTTGGCAATGCTAATGAAATGTTCGAGGAATTTAGTGGCGATTGATTCATAAGAGTTTCTTTCACGTGCTAAAATCAAGGAGATTTTCAACATATTGGCACTATAGAATGCCATCCATGATGTACCATCGGCTTGTTGAAGTTTAGCACCATCTTTCAATGGTGTTGATCTATCGAATACACCAATATTATCAAGACCTAAGAAACCACCTTCAAAAATGTTATTACCTttgatatcttttttattgacCCACCAAgtgaaatttaataaaagtttatGGAAAATTTGCTCCAAAAATTCGATATCTTTAACACCGGTTGTTTTCTCTATATGTTTATAGACTTCCAAGGTTGCCCATGCATGTACTGGTGGATTTACATCACCAAAATCCCATTCATATGCGCAAAGTGCACCACTTGAATGAGAATACCATTCACGAGTAATTAGAATCAATTGACGTTTTGTCCATTCAATATCTAATAACATCATTGGTATCATTTGAAAAGCTAAATCCCATGCAGCCAAGAATGGGAATTCCCATTTATCTGGCATTGAAATTACATCGTTTGCATAGAAATGATCCCAATGATTATTACGAGTAACTGGTTTCTCTCTTGGATGAGCTGGGTCACCTCTTGCCCACATATCAACACCAAAGTGATAATATTGTTTGGTCCATAGTAAACCTGCCAATGATTGTCTTTGAATACGTTTTAAATCTTCACTCATACCATCGATACCACTTTGGTTGGCCTTGAAAACATTATCATAAAATTCATCGGCTTCTTGTTCTCTTTTAGtgaaaattgaatcaaaGCTTGTAAATGCTTCTTGTTCTTGAAATTCTGTTGGTGAGAATCTAATCTTTACAGTATAAGATTCACCTGGACCCAATAATTTCTTACAATGAGCTGCAACTTTTGTACCacttttttcatttacaCAATCTTTCCAACCATTAACAACtgaattattaataccaTCTTTTACATATGGTGAACTATTTggataattaaataatctttgaGTATTTGTATCGTTCTCTgtgaataaataattaatatcttctttttttccTGTTGCTGCTGCTGCATCAGATGTTTCCACGATATAATATCTTTTACCAATATGAACTTCTTCACT
This region of Dictyostelium discoideum AX4 chromosome 3 chromosome, whole genome shotgun sequence genomic DNA includes:
- a CDS encoding hypothetical protein (Gll1113 protein), translating into MEQKRLDDSLLRNSDWKNWGTYVSDRQWATVREDYGGEPWTYFPHDHARSRAYRWSEDSIGGFCNRFQNICLGLAFWNEKDPIIKERFFGLGGPEGNHGEDVKEHYFYLDNTPTHSYAKMLYKYPMNEYPYSDLVSTNAQRGKQDPEYEIEDTGIFDKDEYFDCYIEYAKGDQEDDILCKVTVHNRSTDREATIHVLPHLWYRNTWSWGYSDRRPYIHRHTHNQLVSEEVHIGKRYYIVETSDAAAATGKKEDINYLFTENDTNTQRLFNYPNSSPYVKDGINNSVVNGWKDCVNEKSGTKVAAHCKKLLGPGESYTVKIRFSPTEFQEQEAFTSFDSIFTKREQEADEFYDNVFKANQSGIDGMSEDLKRIQRQSLAGLLWTKQYYHFGVDMWARGDPAHPREKPVTRNNHWDHFYANDVISMPDKWEFPFLAAWDLAFQMIPMMLLDIEWTKRQLILITREWYSHSSGALCAYEWDFGDVNPPVHAWATLEVYKHIEKTTGVKDIEFLEQIFHKLLLNFTWWVNKKDIKGNNIFEGGFLGLDNIGVFDRSTPLKDGAKLQQADGTSWMAFYSANMLKISLILARERNSYESIATKFLEHFISIAKSITSKTGLWSNEDGFFFDSIISPGSHQHQLKVYSFVGLIPLFAAEILDYDTLQALPKFKERLDWFVKYRPNLVKNIAPFTALGQNKSRLLSIVNREKLELILKKMLDEDWFLSENGIRSLSKHHKDHPFTFAEMDACVGYVPGESDVHIMGSNSNWRGPVWFAVNYLMIQSLRTYHEYYGDEFQIEYPTNSGNLVTLDIVADDISKRLISIFQENQDGTRKFAGGKPIFAKKHWKDHILFNEYFHGDSGAGLGASHQTGWTALVAKLINEIKK